A genome region from Scylla paramamosain isolate STU-SP2022 unplaced genomic scaffold, ASM3559412v1 Contig6, whole genome shotgun sequence includes the following:
- the LOC135096737 gene encoding vigilin-like, which produces MRRYIVGPRGATLREVCQEFAGVRVSVPPPSDTRTATIRLCGPARQVPAALARLEALLRQAEVIEAQVAVTPRQRCHVVGPAGATVRRLLQEFPDVQVRVPPATDKVSRTVLLRGPRTQVAGAEAFVRGVSEGRWPHRPRRSRWPPSRPPRPPPRPQSRPSLRRHLIN; this is translated from the coding sequence ATGCGGCGCTACATCGTTGGCCCACGCGGCGCCACACTGCGGGAAGTGTGCCAAGAGTTCGCTGGCGTGCGAGTGAGTGTGCCGCCTCCCTCAGACACCCGCACCGCCACCATCAGGTTGTGCGGACCTGCCCGGCAGGTTCCCGCCGCCCTGGCGCGCCTCGAGGCCTTGCTGCGGCAGGCCGAGGTGATCGAGGCGCAAGTGGCGGTGACGCCACGCCAGCGGTGCCACGTGGTGGGTCCCGCCGGCGCGACTGTCAGGAGACTACTGCAGGAGTTCCCTGACGTGCAGGTGAGAGTGCCGCCAGCAACAGACAAGGTGTCTCGCACCGTGCTGCTGCGCGGCCCGCGCACCCAGGTGGCCGGCGCGGAGGCATTTGTCAGGGGGGTGTCTGAAGGCCGCTGGCCGCACCGCCCACGCCGCTCACGCTGGCCACCGTCACGTCCACCACGCCCGCCGCCACGCCCACAGTCTCGCCCATCATTGAGGCGCCATTTAATAAATTAA